From the Micromonospora echinospora genome, the window CAGCCGAGCCCCGGTCAGGTTGGTGGCGACCAGGCGGGTGTCGGTCAGGTCCGCGCCGGTCAGATCCGCCTCGGCCAGCTCCCGGTGGGACAGGTCCTCACCACGCAGCACCGCGCCACGCAGGTCGGCCCGGTCGGGCAACCGCAGCCGGGCGCTGAGCCGCAACGCGTTGGCCCGAACCGTCTCGCCGGCCGTCTCGTCGCCGAGCACCCGCGACGTCCAGGCGGTGCAGCGAGCCGGGTCGGCGAGGTCGCCGAGGAACTCCACGGCCAGCGCCGACAGTGGGCGCGCCGCCAGGGCCGACGGTTCCTCGCCCTGGTTGAGCTGGGCGGCGATCCCCGCCGCGACCAGCCACTCCATCACGGAGGCGTGGATGAACCCGAACAGACCGTCGTCGGTGCGGACCAGCAGGCTGCCCGCGCCCACCGCGTGTGTCGCCTGCGGTCCGGAGAGCCGGGACTCTGCCAGCCCGGCGAGCTGCCCGGCGGTTTCGGCCAGCTCGGCCAGGCGCAGGTACGACTCCCCGCTCTCCCAGAGCTGGAACGCCAACCGGCTCACCGCGTGCCACAGCTCGGGGCGACGCAGGCTGACCGGTGCGCCCGGCACCCCCTGGGTACGCCGCTCCTCGAAGTCCAGCCAGGACTCCAGGATCTCCCGGTAGAGCGCGGCCGCGCTGAACGTGCCGCCCGCACCGGCCACGGCGGTCAGCCGTCCCTCGTCAAGGTTGGCGATGAAGCCGAGCATGCGCGGGTTGCGGGAGAGGCCGAGCAGGTCCTTCACCCCGCCGAGCAGGTTCATCCGCTCCCGGGCGGCCCGCTCGTCCCCGCCGTAACGGTGCCGCAGGAAGGTCTCGATCTGCACGGGGGTGAAGTCCTCGATGGCCAGCACCCGCCGGTGCGGCAGCATGCCCACCCGCTCGCCGAGGGCGGTGAGCACCTGCGAGTTGGTCTTGAAGTGCTGGGTGCGGCTGCTCACCACGATCTTGGCGTTGCCCTCGGCCGCCTGGAGCAACGTCTCCAGGTGGTCCGCCGCCCGGTCGTAGGTGACCCGGGCCACCAACTCGTCGAAGCCGTCGAAGAGCAGCACGATCCGCCCCTGCCGGAGCATGTAGCGGAACGCCTTGAGGTCGATCACCTGCTCGCCGTGGTTGGCCAGGTGCGCGGCGACCAGCCCGTCGACCGAGTGTGCCTTGTCCAGCGCACGCAGCTCCACCAGGATCGGGATCAGGTCGGGCGCGGCCGTCGGCAGCCGGCGGGCCACCTCGCGCAACGCGAACGTCTTACCCCGGCCGAAGTCGCCGAGCACGAGCACGAACCGGCCGTCCGGCGCGGAGGCCAGCTCAAGCAGTTCGTCCACCACGTCCTCGCGGACCTGCTGGTCGGCGCCGACCAGGTGGCGGTAGCGCTGCGGCACGTACTGGCCGGGCGGGTAGAGCCGGTCGGCCTGCAGCCGGGCGGTCTGTGCGGCGACGTACTCGCGCAGGTCGAGCAGCCCCTGGAACTCGGTCAGGTGCAGCACCCGTACGCCGCGCCGCTGCGCCTCCTCGGCCAGCCCGCGTGGCACCCGGTCGCCGTCGTAGACCAGCTCGGACGGGATGTCCGGGTCGGTGGCGTGCACCCGCCGGGCGAAGTGGTCGAGGTCCGAGGCAGTCGGGGTGCCGACGTACGCCCCGACCCGCTGCTGCCGAACCACCCCGTCGGCGCGGTAGGTGACGAACAGGTGCGGCGGCTCGGCCGCCACCCGACGGACCAGCACCCGGTCGTGGCGCGCCTCGCAGACCTCGGCCAGCCGGTCGAGCAGTCGGTCCAGCGGCGCCGCCGGGACCACGGCCGGCGTGGTGACCGGCGCATCCTGGACAGGCCCCTCGACGGCGGTGGGCAGCCGCGGGTCGGGCACCTGCGCCGGCCCGGCAGCCCCGAACGTCGCCGCCGCCTTCGGCCAGCTCACCGCCGTCGGCTCGCCCACCTCGTGCCGGTCGTCGCGGCCGAGCACCCAGCGGGTCATCCCGTCGGCGGCAAGCCGGAGCACCTGCGCCCGGCCGTCACGGGAGGCGGTGGCCAGCGGCACCACCGGATCGACCCGGGCGCCGGTCGGCGCGGCGTCGGAGAGCAGCAGGTTGAGCATCGGCCCGAGCAGACGGTTGAACGATCCCCGGTCGCGCAGCGTCACCCCGTCCGGGACCGCCACCTCGTCGGCGTACGGGGTGCGCGGGCCGGGGACGTGCGCCATCGCCCCCAGCCGCAGCCAGCCGGACTGCTGGTAGTGGCGCAGCCGCTGGGCGAACCAGGTGGACTGGGCCTCGCCGAGGAAGCCGTACCGGTCCTCCTCACGGTGGGTGACGGCAATGGTGGAGTTCAACCCGGCCACCACCAGCCGCAGGTCCGGCACCGGGAACAGCGTCCAGGGTTGCTCGCTGTCGAAGATCCGGTCCTCGAGACCCTGGTAGAGGTCGTCGAAGAGCCGCGCGTAGTGCCGCCACTTCGGCCAGTACGGAGGTTGCGGGTCGACGTCGTCCGCCTCGCAGGTGGCGAAGTACGCGCGGCTCGCGGCCATGGTCACGTCGCGCGGGCCGGGCACCACGACCAGACGGTGCGGCTCCAACCCGAGCAGCACCCGCAGCCCGGTGAGGAAACTCAGCGCGTCGGAGAACTCGCGGGGACTGCCGGACTCGGTCAGGTTCCCCGCCACCACCAGCAGGTCGGGTCGGGGAACCCCGTCGTTCATCAGCAGGGTGAGGTCACCCATCAGATGTTCCTGGAGCTCTCCGGGGGTGACCGGGGCACCCGGCTCGATCACGCCCCGACCGAACCGCGGTCCGGCCACCTGGAGCACGGTCAGCGCCGTCCGCGCGGTCGGCACGGCCGCCGAGGCGGGCGGGAACGGCGGCGGGTTGATCGGCGTACGGCGGGCCCGGCGCGGCGCGGGCGGGCCGACGACGGGCGCGGAGAGCACCCCGGCCGGGTCGGCCGGATGGTGCGGGAAGGCAGGTTGCCGGACGGGCTTCGCGCGGCCGTCGAGTGCTTCCCGGATCCGGTCCAGCACCCGGGAACGCGCCTGGTCGGGGTCGGTTACCCCGACCAGGTCGACGTACG encodes:
- a CDS encoding TIR domain-containing protein; its protein translation is MAVGVQPTRSDRPIDFFISYSPADERWATWLAWEFEAAGYRTMLQAWDFVAGTNFIDFMDRGVREAAVVVAVLSERYLHSTYGKLEWQAALRADPDGTGNKLVTVRVEDCPIDGLLATITYVDLVGVTDPDQARSRVLDRIREALDGRAKPVRQPAFPHHPADPAGVLSAPVVGPPAPRRARRTPINPPPFPPASAAVPTARTALTVLQVAGPRFGRGVIEPGAPVTPGELQEHLMGDLTLLMNDGVPRPDLLVVAGNLTESGSPREFSDALSFLTGLRVLLGLEPHRLVVVPGPRDVTMAASRAYFATCEADDVDPQPPYWPKWRHYARLFDDLYQGLEDRIFDSEQPWTLFPVPDLRLVVAGLNSTIAVTHREEDRYGFLGEAQSTWFAQRLRHYQQSGWLRLGAMAHVPGPRTPYADEVAVPDGVTLRDRGSFNRLLGPMLNLLLSDAAPTGARVDPVVPLATASRDGRAQVLRLAADGMTRWVLGRDDRHEVGEPTAVSWPKAAATFGAAGPAQVPDPRLPTAVEGPVQDAPVTTPAVVPAAPLDRLLDRLAEVCEARHDRVLVRRVAAEPPHLFVTYRADGVVRQQRVGAYVGTPTASDLDHFARRVHATDPDIPSELVYDGDRVPRGLAEEAQRRGVRVLHLTEFQGLLDLREYVAAQTARLQADRLYPPGQYVPQRYRHLVGADQQVREDVVDELLELASAPDGRFVLVLGDFGRGKTFALREVARRLPTAAPDLIPILVELRALDKAHSVDGLVAAHLANHGEQVIDLKAFRYMLRQGRIVLLFDGFDELVARVTYDRAADHLETLLQAAEGNAKIVVSSRTQHFKTNSQVLTALGERVGMLPHRRVLAIEDFTPVQIETFLRHRYGGDERAARERMNLLGGVKDLLGLSRNPRMLGFIANLDEGRLTAVAGAGGTFSAAALYREILESWLDFEERRTQGVPGAPVSLRRPELWHAVSRLAFQLWESGESYLRLAELAETAGQLAGLAESRLSGPQATHAVGAGSLLVRTDDGLFGFIHASVMEWLVAAGIAAQLNQGEEPSALAARPLSALAVEFLGDLADPARCTAWTSRVLGDETAGETVRANALRLSARLRLPDRADLRGAVLRGEDLSHRELAEADLTGADLTDTRLVATNLTGARLVHARLRGARLDQTRLVGADLRAAELAGARLFRADLRDTRVAGSSWRRAALIDVNADAALLRAPELRGAVVAPGRPVIPGLAPPAVGVSYGFEVGRLPVPAAYSPDGTVLAVGSDDGGVLICDTATGLPVRTLQGHRGRVYAVRFDAASHHLVTGAADLTVRLWDADHGDVRHVIEDVFAGWVWPLLTDGARGRLVVGDAAGVVRLYDTRTARLRQEWPGHAAPIWGTSFSPDGQRVVVVDSAGVVRGWEIASGNLAFEVREPEVVYRVVHTPDGRSLVAVGQHGRVWIRRATDGALLRQPRGHEADVYALDVHPDGGLMATGDTHGALRLWDVETGRSVRVLGRQRGAIYSVRFNADGTMLATAASDGAIQLWDTADGQLRHELTRHRGSVWPVVWRPDQAQVATSSNDGTTRLWDVRTGQLQHTLRGHGRRVTSLSFRDDGEMLAACGNDGVVRLWEPRTGRLVRQLASPADRLLSAVFCPGEPLVAAPSGDGGVHLWNTDTGVDERELNVDTDHVWSAAFSPDGDALATANDDDTVRLWYRRTGRHFATLTPHRGRVRAVAFSPDGEAIATGCDDHLVRLWDAATATCRRTLEQHTDRVYAVCFNSEGTLLASASNDGTAVVWDALTGERRTVLTEHTGRLWSCAFSPNGALLATAGDDLVIRLWDPGTGRLHGTLAAHTRRVWSVAFSPDSSMLASAGDDGTVRLWDVADPEHGQLRATLIGLPDGWAAVSPDGRYKLDGDPGGQFWHVIGTCRFEVGELDPYLTQVRRLSVDAPF